One Mycolicibacterium pulveris genomic region harbors:
- a CDS encoding ABC transporter permease: MTVSRPHSQFPWLKARFRTVADPWNRIGAQTKFYGRTLRNMHYVLIHYRVELVRIIAQMGLGAGALIIIGGTVAIVGFLTVTTGALVAVQGYSDFSELGVEALTGFVSAYFNVRLIAPATTAIALSATIGAGATAQLGAMRINEEIDALEVMGIRSIAFLASTRVIAGFLVVIPLYCVGVLMAFWAARFGTTVLYGQSTGVYDHYFRTFLNPTDLMWSFGQCIALSVVIMLVHTFYGFTARGGPAGVGEAVGRAVRTSLIVSAFVLVMLSLAVYGQSGNFNLAG; the protein is encoded by the coding sequence ATGACGGTATCGCGGCCCCATTCCCAGTTCCCTTGGCTGAAGGCCCGGTTCCGAACTGTCGCCGACCCCTGGAACCGCATCGGCGCGCAAACCAAGTTCTACGGGCGCACCCTGCGCAACATGCATTACGTCTTGATCCATTACCGGGTCGAGTTGGTTCGGATCATCGCGCAGATGGGTCTCGGCGCGGGAGCGCTCATCATCATCGGAGGCACCGTCGCGATCGTCGGCTTCTTGACCGTGACCACCGGTGCGCTGGTGGCGGTGCAGGGCTACAGCGACTTCTCCGAACTCGGTGTGGAGGCCTTGACGGGATTCGTGTCGGCCTACTTCAATGTGCGCCTGATCGCACCGGCCACGACGGCGATCGCGCTGTCGGCCACCATCGGCGCGGGAGCCACCGCCCAACTCGGCGCCATGCGCATCAACGAGGAGATCGACGCGCTCGAGGTGATGGGCATACGCAGCATAGCGTTCCTCGCGTCCACCCGGGTCATTGCCGGCTTCCTCGTGGTGATCCCGCTGTACTGCGTGGGTGTGCTGATGGCGTTCTGGGCGGCACGCTTCGGAACCACCGTTCTCTACGGTCAGTCGACGGGTGTCTACGACCACTACTTCCGAACGTTCCTCAACCCGACCGACTTGATGTGGTCGTTCGGCCAATGCATCGCGCTGTCGGTGGTGATCATGCTCGTGCACACCTTTTACGGGTTCACCGCACGAGGCGGCCCGGCGGGGGTGGGGGAGGCCGTCGGCCGCGCGGTGCGCACATCGCTGATCGTCTCGGCATTCGTTCTGGTGATGCTCTCGCTTGCGGTGTATGGCCAATCCGGCAACTTCAACCTGGCCGGGTGA
- a CDS encoding MCE family protein: protein MEERDEGLHPAWWTLFLVVLIAVALWATYVLFLGTYKSTETVTLTSDRSGLVMDPNAKVKLRGVQVGRVSAIQGGSAPVALKLEIDKDKIEYIPSNIEAQIRATTVFGAKFVDLIYPSDPSSQRLAAGQVIQSRNVTVEANTVFQNVVDVLENIDPAKLNSTLSALAEGVRGQGELIGEATTAANQVLLEVNPRHETITEDLRALRDFNDTYSAAAQDILTTLDALSTTSTTIAGQASQLDALLLATIGLSNSGINLLAPNQANLIKSINVLEPTTNLLHKYSPEYTCLLTGAKHLLDHGGYEAPGGNGRTLVLDVALGVGDDSYRYPNHLPIIGAKGGPGGKPSCGSLPVVAKNWPVRNLVTNTGFGTGLDWRPNPGIGFPGYANYLPTTRAVPEPPSVRNLFGGPAIGPIPYPGAPAYGADLYADDGTPLWPGLPAAPPPMAPRDPGPTPGSEPFIVHSPAQMQPTPLRPTPLPTPARPGPPFG from the coding sequence ATGGAGGAAAGAGACGAAGGCCTGCACCCAGCGTGGTGGACGTTGTTCTTGGTCGTGCTCATCGCGGTCGCCCTCTGGGCGACGTATGTGCTATTCCTCGGCACCTACAAATCGACCGAGACCGTCACGTTGACCTCCGACCGGTCGGGCCTGGTGATGGACCCGAACGCGAAGGTCAAGCTGCGCGGAGTCCAGGTGGGGCGGGTGTCCGCAATCCAGGGCGGCAGCGCGCCGGTGGCGTTGAAGCTGGAGATCGACAAAGACAAGATCGAGTACATCCCATCGAACATCGAGGCGCAGATCAGGGCGACGACCGTGTTCGGCGCCAAGTTCGTCGACCTGATCTATCCGAGCGACCCCAGTTCACAGCGACTCGCCGCCGGTCAGGTGATCCAGTCGCGCAATGTCACCGTCGAAGCCAACACGGTGTTTCAGAACGTGGTCGACGTGCTCGAGAACATCGACCCGGCCAAGCTCAACAGCACCTTGTCCGCGCTCGCCGAGGGTGTCCGAGGGCAGGGCGAGCTGATCGGAGAGGCCACTACCGCCGCGAATCAGGTTCTGCTCGAAGTCAATCCGCGCCACGAGACGATCACCGAGGACCTGCGTGCGCTGCGCGATTTCAACGACACGTACAGCGCTGCGGCACAGGACATCCTGACCACCCTCGATGCGCTCAGCACCACGAGCACCACGATCGCCGGTCAGGCCAGCCAATTGGATGCGCTGCTGCTGGCCACCATCGGACTCTCCAACAGCGGGATCAACCTGCTGGCACCGAACCAGGCGAACCTGATCAAGTCCATCAACGTGCTCGAGCCGACGACCAACCTGCTGCACAAGTACAGCCCCGAGTACACGTGTTTGCTGACCGGCGCCAAGCACCTGCTGGACCACGGTGGGTACGAAGCGCCGGGCGGTAACGGCCGGACGCTGGTGTTGGACGTGGCACTGGGCGTCGGCGACGACTCGTACCGGTACCCCAATCACCTGCCGATCATCGGCGCCAAGGGCGGGCCGGGGGGCAAACCCAGTTGCGGCTCGCTACCCGTCGTCGCGAAGAACTGGCCGGTGCGCAATCTCGTCACGAACACCGGATTCGGGACCGGACTCGACTGGCGGCCCAACCCGGGCATCGGCTTCCCGGGGTACGCCAACTACCTGCCGACCACCCGGGCTGTGCCCGAACCGCCGAGCGTCCGCAACCTCTTCGGCGGACCCGCGATCGGGCCGATCCCGTACCCGGGGGCTCCGGCTTACGGTGCGGACCTGTACGCAGACGACGGCACCCCGCTGTGGCCGGGCCTGCCGGCCGCACCGCCGCCGATGGCGCCGCGGGACCCGGGCCCGACGCCGGGTTCGGAGCCGTTCATCGTCCATTCGCCTGCGCAGATGCAGCCCACGCCCCTACGACCGACACCCCTGCCGACCCCGGCGCGACCCGGCCCGCCGTTCGGATGA
- a CDS encoding virulence factor Mce family protein — protein sequence MNARVRRDAVRLAAFLAVCLLGVFGLFAVFGEMRFGEAANSYVAEFTNVTGLENGDFVRIAGVEVGSVKSVAIQPDTTARVEFTADESVVLTEGSRAVIRYDDLIGGRYLALEEGAGGTKRLEPGGTIPFARTSPALDLDALIGGFRPLFRALDPDQVNALSGQLIQALQGQGATINSFLAQTAALTTTLADRDRLIGDVIVNLNVVLGSLGDQNEQFAKAVDALNELVATLAERREDISNGLAYTNEAAGTVADLLDQARPPFSKTVQETDRTAGIVVADHEYFDNLLNTLPEAHQALARQGLYGDFFNFYLCDIVLKLNGKGGQPVYVKVAGQSTGRCAPR from the coding sequence ATGAACGCCAGGGTTCGACGAGACGCGGTGCGTCTCGCCGCGTTCCTGGCTGTGTGCCTGCTCGGCGTGTTCGGACTGTTCGCGGTCTTCGGCGAGATGCGTTTCGGGGAAGCCGCCAACAGTTATGTCGCGGAGTTCACCAACGTCACCGGTCTGGAGAACGGCGACTTCGTCCGCATCGCCGGCGTCGAGGTCGGCAGTGTCAAAAGCGTTGCCATCCAACCCGATACGACCGCCCGGGTTGAGTTCACCGCGGACGAGTCGGTGGTGCTGACCGAGGGCAGCAGGGCCGTCATCCGATACGACGACCTCATCGGCGGCCGCTACCTGGCACTCGAGGAAGGCGCAGGCGGAACCAAGAGGCTCGAGCCCGGCGGCACGATTCCCTTCGCCCGCACGTCTCCTGCGCTCGACCTCGACGCGCTGATCGGCGGCTTCCGGCCGCTGTTCCGGGCGCTGGATCCCGATCAGGTCAACGCGCTGTCGGGTCAGCTGATCCAGGCCCTGCAGGGCCAGGGCGCGACGATCAACTCGTTCCTCGCCCAGACCGCCGCGCTGACAACGACTCTGGCCGACCGTGACCGACTGATCGGGGATGTCATCGTCAACCTCAACGTGGTGCTGGGCTCCCTCGGCGACCAGAACGAGCAGTTCGCCAAGGCAGTCGACGCGCTCAACGAACTGGTGGCAACGCTGGCTGAGCGCCGAGAGGACATCAGCAACGGGCTGGCGTACACCAACGAAGCGGCCGGAACGGTCGCCGATCTGTTGGATCAGGCTCGTCCACCGTTCAGCAAGACGGTCCAGGAGACCGACCGCACCGCCGGAATCGTGGTGGCTGACCACGAGTACTTCGACAACCTGCTGAACACTCTGCCGGAGGCCCATCAAGCGCTCGCGCGACAGGGACTCTACGGCGACTTCTTCAACTTCTATCTCTGTGACATCGTGCTCAAGCTCAACGGCAAGGGCGGCCAACCGGTCTATGTAAAAGTCGCCGGGCAGTCCACCGGGAGGTGTGCGCCGAGGTGA
- a CDS encoding MCE family protein, with protein MRSFSERNQTVIGAVGLALTVGIVLGSLNYDRLPFLQGTEYSAYFAEVGGLQAGKAVRVSGFEVGQVKSIELDGPRALVTFTVDSDIRLGDRTEAAIKTEGLLGTKILEVTSRGDGRQEGTIPLDRTTSPYELPDALGELAATISGLNTDQLSDSLRVLSETFSDTPPELKIAIEGVARFSDTLNERDAQLRGLLGNANKATTVLAERSNQIVSLVNNTNALLAELENQSAALDEVSGNISALSAQLQGFIGENRETLRPALDKLNGVLTIIDNRKERLQKSLELVTDYVMSLGESVASGPFFKNYVANLLPGQFLQPFIDAAFSDLGLDPNVKLPSELSDPQVGQPGTPALPVPFPRTGQGGEPRLTVPDAITGNPEDRACGLPGLPLPGPGCYPYREPPPAPAPGGPPPGPPAEAPAGMQSTPDPTPSPVAVPGPGAVAHLAPAEAGR; from the coding sequence GTGAGGTCCTTCTCTGAACGGAATCAGACCGTCATCGGTGCCGTAGGGCTGGCGTTGACGGTCGGCATCGTGCTCGGGTCGTTGAACTACGACCGACTGCCGTTCCTGCAGGGCACCGAGTACTCGGCCTACTTCGCCGAGGTGGGCGGGCTGCAAGCCGGTAAGGCCGTACGTGTTTCGGGATTCGAGGTCGGCCAGGTCAAGTCCATCGAATTGGACGGGCCGCGCGCCCTGGTGACGTTCACCGTCGACAGCGACATCCGGCTGGGCGATCGCACCGAAGCGGCGATCAAGACCGAGGGCCTGCTGGGCACCAAGATCCTGGAGGTCACCTCCCGCGGTGACGGCCGGCAAGAGGGCACGATTCCGCTCGATCGCACGACGTCGCCCTACGAACTTCCCGATGCGCTGGGAGAACTGGCCGCGACGATCAGTGGCCTGAACACCGACCAGTTGTCGGATTCGTTGAGGGTGCTGTCGGAGACATTCTCCGACACGCCGCCGGAACTGAAGATCGCGATCGAAGGGGTGGCGCGGTTCTCCGACACGCTGAACGAACGTGATGCGCAGCTGCGAGGTCTGCTCGGCAACGCCAACAAGGCCACCACGGTGCTGGCCGAACGCAGCAACCAGATCGTGAGCCTGGTCAACAACACCAACGCGCTGCTGGCCGAGCTGGAAAACCAAAGCGCCGCACTGGATGAGGTCTCCGGCAACATTTCGGCGCTCAGCGCGCAGTTGCAGGGTTTCATCGGCGAGAACCGCGAAACCCTGCGACCCGCCCTGGACAAGCTCAACGGCGTGCTGACGATCATCGACAACCGCAAGGAACGCCTGCAGAAGTCGCTCGAGTTGGTGACCGACTACGTCATGTCACTGGGCGAATCGGTGGCGAGCGGGCCGTTCTTCAAGAACTACGTCGCCAACCTGCTGCCGGGCCAGTTCCTGCAGCCGTTCATCGACGCGGCGTTCTCCGATCTCGGCCTGGATCCCAACGTGAAACTGCCATCCGAACTCAGCGACCCGCAGGTCGGTCAGCCGGGGACACCGGCGCTGCCGGTGCCGTTCCCGCGCACAGGTCAAGGCGGAGAGCCGCGGCTGACCGTGCCCGACGCCATCACCGGTAATCCCGAAGACCGGGCGTGCGGGCTACCCGGTCTGCCGTTGCCCGGGCCCGGTTGCTATCCGTACCGCGAGCCGCCCCCGGCGCCGGCCCCCGGCGGGCCGCCGCCGGGGCCGCCGGCCGAGGCGCCGGCCGGGATGCAGTCGACCCCGGATCCGACACCATCGCCGGTGGCGGTGCCGGGTCCCGGTGCCGTGGCCCACCTTGCACCCGCGGAGGCCGGACGATGA
- a CDS encoding virulence factor Mce family protein translates to MTRSARNLLAVALVVILAGGAIVVFRNVERINRTHVVAYFDNANGIYPGDDVTIVGVPVGRIESIEPQPERVKISFWYDSKYKVPADAKAAILSPTLVTARAIQLTPPYTGGPVMGDDTVIPQERTAVPVEWDEVRQQLERLAETLQPTEPGDVSPLGSVINTTADNLRGEGANIRDTVIKLSQAVTALGDHSTDIFSTVKNLATLVSALQDSTDVMRQLNQNLASVTGLLANDPNEVADALRDLNNVVGEVQTFVADNREALGTTSDKLAGVTQALTDSLADVKQFLHVAPNTLQNYVNTWQPAQGAVSSLPMLNNFANPISFLCGAIQAASRLGAEQSAKLCVQYLAPIVKNRQYNFLPIMQNVFSGATTRPNELTYSEDWLRPDYIPPQPVPAAAPPQASGLAAPPPAAGPPLPAEAPITPNPADGLHGLMVPQGVGP, encoded by the coding sequence ATGACGCGCTCCGCCCGGAACCTGTTGGCCGTCGCGCTGGTCGTGATACTGGCGGGCGGTGCAATCGTGGTGTTCCGCAACGTCGAACGGATCAACCGCACACACGTCGTCGCCTACTTCGACAACGCCAACGGCATCTACCCCGGCGATGACGTCACGATCGTCGGCGTGCCCGTGGGCAGGATCGAATCGATCGAACCGCAGCCCGAGCGAGTCAAGATCTCGTTCTGGTACGACAGCAAGTACAAGGTGCCGGCCGATGCGAAGGCGGCGATCCTGTCGCCGACGCTGGTGACCGCGCGCGCCATTCAGCTGACCCCGCCCTACACCGGCGGACCGGTGATGGGCGACGACACGGTCATCCCGCAGGAGCGCACCGCCGTTCCGGTGGAGTGGGACGAGGTCCGGCAGCAGTTGGAGAGGCTCGCCGAGACCCTGCAGCCCACCGAGCCGGGAGACGTGAGCCCGTTGGGGTCGGTCATCAACACCACTGCCGACAACCTGCGTGGTGAAGGCGCCAACATCAGGGATACCGTTATCAAGCTGTCGCAAGCGGTGACAGCCCTGGGCGATCACAGCACCGACATTTTCTCCACGGTCAAGAATCTCGCGACCCTGGTTTCGGCGCTGCAGGACAGCACCGACGTGATGCGCCAGCTCAACCAGAACCTCGCGAGCGTGACCGGACTGCTCGCCAACGATCCCAACGAAGTCGCCGACGCGCTGCGCGACCTCAACAACGTGGTCGGAGAAGTCCAGACATTCGTCGCCGACAACCGCGAAGCGCTTGGCACCACGTCGGACAAGTTGGCCGGGGTCACCCAGGCGCTGACCGACAGCCTCGCCGACGTCAAGCAGTTCCTGCACGTGGCGCCCAACACGCTGCAAAACTACGTCAACACCTGGCAACCCGCCCAAGGTGCGGTGAGCAGCCTGCCGATGCTCAACAACTTCGCCAACCCGATCTCGTTCCTGTGCGGCGCAATTCAGGCGGCGTCCCGGCTGGGCGCCGAGCAGTCGGCCAAGCTGTGCGTGCAGTATCTGGCGCCGATCGTGAAGAACCGCCAGTACAACTTCCTGCCCATCATGCAGAACGTCTTCTCCGGTGCCACGACACGACCGAACGAGCTGACCTACAGCGAGGACTGGCTGCGGCCCGATTACATTCCGCCGCAACCTGTTCCGGCCGCTGCACCGCCGCAGGCCTCAGGTTTAGCGGCACCGCCGCCGGCCGCAGGCCCACCGCTGCCGGCGGAGGCGCCGATCACCCCGAATCCGGCCGACGGTCTGCACGGGCTGATGGTGCCTCAGGGAGTCGGACCATGA